Genomic window (Elusimicrobiaceae bacterium):
CCAGGGATTGGGGCGGGGACTTTGCGCCCCGTCATTGAAATCAAACGCGGTTTCATGCAATCATCATTTATGCGACAAAGCGCCGCTCTCCTTGCGATCATGCTTCTGTTTTCGGGCACCGCCAGCGCCGACCAGTTTGACCTGAGCGAGGGCGCCCAGTTCATCCGTTCGGGTTCGGTTGCCGGAGAGCTGCGCAGCTATTTCATGAACCGCACTTTTCGCGCCGGTTCGGTGCAGCAGGCCAACGCGCTTGGCGGAAACCTGACTTACGAAACCAGCGCGTATCAGGGGCTGGCGCTGGGGCTTGCGCTCTATACGTCCCAGCGGCTCCCGTTTACACCCGCAACCGCCTGCGGCACCAATCTGCTTGGCCCGGGGCAGGAGAGTTTCGCCGTACTCGGGCAAAGTTACCTTAAATACCGGCGCGGCGGCACGAAACTGCTGCTGTTCCGGCAGGAATTCAATACTCCGTTCATGAACCGTTATGACGTGAAAATGGTGCCGGTGCTTTACGAAGCGTACACCGTGGAGAATAGAAGCGTCGCGGGCCTTGTTCTGACCGGTTCGTTTGTTACCGGTATCAAAACATGGAACTCCACCGAATTTGTCAGCCTGCCGCAAGCCGCCGGCTACACCGGCGTAAACCGCCCGGCGGCCATGTTTGGCGCGGTTTACAGCCCCGGCGGCAGTTTCAGCGCGCAGTTGTGGAACTATCAGGTTTTTGATTTCCTGAATACATCCTATTTTCAGGCTGACCGCGCTTTTTCGCCCGGCCCGGACTGGACGTTCAGTCTCTCCGCCCAGGCTATGGGCCAGACGGAAACCGGTGACGCTGTCGCCGGGCGGATCAAGAGCGCCATGTTCGGCGTGCTGGGCGGCGCGCGGCACGGGGGACTGCTGTTCAACGCCGGGTACACTCAGGCCGCGCACGGAACGAATATGGTGAACCCGTACGCGTCGTTTCCGGGCTATTCCTCCATTATGGAAGAAGACTGCGACCTGGCCGGCGAGCGCGCCTGGGTTACGCATGTTGATTATGATTTTTCCCGCGCCGGCGCGCCTGGCCTGCTTGCGTCTTATTATCATACCCAGGCGTTTGTGGCGGGAGGCAGTTTCATGTCGCCCCACCAGTTCGAAAACAATTTTATTGTAAAATACAGCTTTGCCGGGCGCATGCAGGGCCTGTCGGTTACCGGCAAAGCCGCCTATGTAACCAATTCGCAAAGCACCGGCGGCGTGAATTACACGGATTTGCGGTTTATAACGTCATATAAATTCTAGGAGACCGTTCAATGAATTCGCTTACCCTGCTTTTTGCCGCGCTGTGCATACTGGCGATAGGATACCGGTACTACGGGCTTTTTCTGACCGTGAAAGTGCTGGGCATAGATCCCGCCCGGCCCACTCCCGCCGTCACCAGCGCCGACGGGCACGACTACGACAAAACCAACCGTTACGTCCTGTTCGGCCACCATTTTGCCGCCATCGCGGCGGCTGGCCCGCTTATGGGGCCGGTGCTGGCGGCCCAGTTCGGATATCTGCCCGGCGCGCTATGGATTCTGGCGGGAGTGGTGCTTGCGGGCGCGGTGCATGACACTGTGGTGCTGTTCGCATCGGTCCGGCATAACGGCAGCAGCCTCGCCGAGATAGCGCGCACGGAAATGGGCAAGACGGTCGGTGTAACCACTTCCGCGGCGGTGCTGATAATTCTGATCCTGTCACTGGCGGGGCTTTCCATAGCGGTTGTCAACGCCATGGCCAGAAGCCCGTGGGCGACTTTCATGGTTTTTTCCACCATGCCGATCGCGGTTTTCATGGGCTATTACCTTTACAGAATCAAACCCGGCGACGTAAAAGGCATGAGCGTTATCGGCGTGACGCTGCTTTTTGCGGCTGTTCTGGCGGGCCCGCATGTGGCGGCTGACCCGGTTCTGGCAAATATGTTTGATCTATCCAGAAATCAGGTCGCAGTTTTTCTGGCGATATACGGGTTTGTGGCGTCGGTTCTGCCGGTATGGCTGCTTTTGTGTCCGCGCGATTACCTGTCGAGCTATCTTAAAATCGGCACCATCGGGATGCTGGGCATAAGCATAGTTTTCATTCACCCGCAGTTGCAGATGCCCGCGGTCACCCAGTACATACACGGCGGCGGGCCGATTATTCCGGGTTCGGTTTTTCCGTTTGTTTTCATAACAATCGCCTGCGGCGCGATTTCCGGGTTCCACTCGATTATCGCGTCCGGCACGACGCCCAAGATGATCGCCACCGAGTCCGACATTCCGTTTGTCGGGTACGGCGCGATGATACTGGAAGCGTTTGTCGCCATTATGGCGCTTATCGCCGCTTGTGTGCTGGTGCCGGCCGATTATTTCGCCATCAACAGCAGCCCCGAAGTGTTTAAAACGCTGGGGCTTGACACGGTGCACCTGCCGCAGCTGTCGCGGGAGGTGGGGGAACAGCTGGCTGGCCGGACGGGCGGCGCGGTTTCACTGGCGGTCGGCATGGCCTATATTTTTTCGTCCATCCCGTTTATGGAAAAAATGCTCGGCTACTGGTACCACTTCGCGGTTATGTTCGAGGCGCTGTTCATTCTTACGGCGGTGGACGCGGGCACCCGCGTAGGCCGGTTTCTTCTTCAGGACGCGTTCGGCGCGGTTTACCCGAAATTCAAAAGCGCGCACTGGGTTCCGGGCATTGTCATCACCAGCGCGCTGTTTACCGCGTCGTGGGCATGGATGGTTTTTACGGGCGACATCTCCACCATCTGGCCCATTTTCGGCACCTGCAACCAGCTGCTTGCCGCGACCGGACTGGTGATCGGAACGGTACTCATAATCAAAAGCGGAAAAACAAAATACGCGTGGGTTACCGGGGTGCCGGCCTGCTTCATGCTGCTGGTGACAACCACGGCCGGATATCAGAACATTTTCGGCAATTTCCTGCCGCATAAAAAGTATTTGCTGTTATGGCTGTCGGTGCTGATAATGGGACTGGTGTGCATAATCACGGTGGCGGCGGTGCGGCAGTGCTACAGGCTGTTGACGGCTAAAAACTGATCATGCCGTTCTTTAAAAAACTGTTCGGCGTTGAAAAAACCGCCATCCGCCCGCACTGCATAATAAGCCCGCTTAACGAGGCTCCGCTTTTTTGCGCGGACAAAAAACCAATGCGGGCGCATGGCGATTATTTCCGGGTAACGGATCTTGGCTACGCCACTTTAATCGGCACGCACTACAGCCTGCTGGTGGGGGACTGTGTGCTTTCCCTGTCCGGAACTCCGTGCCGCAACATCTATCTTTTCGGCTGCGCGGGCGGGCTGAACCTTGAAATAGGCTCGCGGGTTGTAATCGGGCGGGCGGTCAATTTTGAAAGTTTCAGCGACATGCTTGCCGGCACTTCCCGCGCCCAGGCGGCCGCGCCCGACGCGGAGCTTACCGCCGGCCTGCGGAAATTCGCCGGCTCAAGAACCGCTGCCGGCGTTACCGCCAGCGTGGCTTCGTTAAGGCTTGAAGAAAGCCACCTGAAAAAATTTGAGGAGCTGGGCGTAAACTGTCTGGAAATGGAAGCGGCCAGCGTGTTCAGCGCGGCCCGGCATATAGGCAAAAAAGCCTGCGCGGCCGTTTATATTTCAGACCGCGTGCCCGACAAACCCTGGCACGAACAGCTCTCGCATGCCGATATCGCGCGGCTTGCCGCCGGCCGCCGCAGTCTGGCGGACTCAATTGCCGGGTACATCAAATCCCTGCACGGCCGGAGCGTTCCGCCTCAGCCGGGAAAATAATGTGCGCGGTGTTAGGTGCGGCTTCGTCAGTTCCGTTGCCAGCCCGGTTATTTTCTTTTCAGCCCGTAGGCGCTGGCGGCTTTCATGGCGGCAAACACGCTGCTGGCCGACACAGGCATCGGTTCGTTATGGATGGACTCGCCGGGCAGACAGGCTTTCGCCGCGGCTTTCATAAGAGCGGTGTCGCTTACGCGGGCCGGCAGGCCCAGATCCGCGAAAGTGGTGGGCAGGCCGACGCTTTCGCAGAAATAATAAACCTCGTTAATAAGCGCGGCGGGCTTGTCCGTAAGGAACAGTGAGGCCAGCAGCCCGAACGCCACTTTTTCGCCGTGCTGCATTTTATGCGTCTGGGGAAGCGCCGTAAGCCCGTTATGAATGGCGTGCGCGGCTCCCAGCCCGCCGGACTCGAACCCCAGCCCGCTTAAAAGGATATTGGCTTCCACCACATGCTCAAACGCTGGCGTTACGCAGCGGGCTTCATTGGCGGTTTTTGCCGCTTCTCCGAATTCAAGAAGCGTATCGTAACACAGCCTGGCAAGCGAAAGCCCGGTCAGCGAGGTTTGCCCGCCCGCCACGTTCAGGCTGCAGGATCTGGAGCAGGACTCCGCCTCAAACCAGGTGGCCAGCGCGTCGCCCATGCCCGACACAAGGAACCGCACGGGCGCGTTGGCTATCACCGCCGTGTCCACAAGCACGGCCTGCGGGTTGGAAGAAAGAGAAATCACGCGGTCGAAAATGCCGTCTTCGGTATATACCACGGAAACCGCGCTGGTGGGCGCGTCGGTCGCGGCTATGGTGGGCACGCTTATTACGGGCAGCTTAAGGGTATCGGCCGCGATTCTGGCGGTGTCCAGCGTTTTGCCGCCGCCCATGCCTATTATCACATCGCAGGCGGCGTTTCCGGCGGCTTCGGTCACGCGCTTTATTTCCCGGTCAGTGCATTCGCGCCCGAATTCCGCGACAGTTATCCTGATATCTTCGGAAATCGTTTTTTTGACGGTCGGGATTATTTTCCCGAGAACCGAGGGCGAGCATAAAACAAAAGCGTGCCCGCCCAGCCGCGCGGCTTCCCGTCCGAGTTCAGCCAGAGCGCCTTCCCCCTGAATATACCTGCCAGGAAAAACGGTTTTTGAAATCATGGTGTGCCTCCAGTGGGTGCGAATATCATATTTTCATTAGTTTGAAATCCGCGGCCCGGTTTGCGATGTTCAAACCGGCTCTTTAACCCAGTCTACAACTTTTGCGGGCGGGCAGTCATCGTTAGTTCATGCGTGCGCGGGCTGTTTTTTTTGGGGGGGGCAGACCAATACGGTTTCCAAAAACAGTTCCAGATTGTATAATTGCTGTATACCAGACGGCAGGTCAGTTTACTTTTGCACGGGAGCAAAATGAACAGTATTTTCAGCGGGTGGCGGTTATTTCTTTCGACATTGAAAATACTGAACAGATACCCGGTATTTCTGGTTCCCATCATGGCGGTATGGGTGCTTTACGCGGCCATAACGCTTTACCTCAAATATTTTTTTCCGTGGGATCTGTTTGCACCGGCGGCGGCAACGGGCATCATGTTTCTGGCTTTTTTCGTTTTTTCGCTGTCCATAGTGCTGTCGTGCTGTGTGGTGCTGGAACTTGTCCAGCAGATTGAAACGGGCCGCCCGCCCAGCCTCGCGGCCGCCGCAGGCGAAACGCTCGGCCGGGATCTGGCAAAAGCCCTGCCGCTGGCGCTTTTATGGGCGGTAATCTGGTTTGCGCTAAGCGTAATAGAGGCGCTGCTTTCAGGAAAGAAACGCGACGGCGGCAAGGATGATTTCAACACTCAAAATGCAGCAGGCACGCTGCTTAACCAGGGCGATTTCTCGTGGACGGGCCTGTCCTTCAATCTCATTAAAAAAGGGGTCAGAATGCTCGTGTTTCTCATTCTTCCGGCAATTGCGTGGGAGGACGCAGGTTTTTTCGCGGCTATGAAAAAAGGAATATCCGTTTTGCGTTCGCACTTCGGAAAATTCGCCGCCGGCTACGCGCTTACCGGCGCGGCCGCCACCATAGTCTTTCTGCCACCCGGCATCATTTTGACGCTTGGCACCGGGCGCCACGGCAGCCCGCCGACCATAGAATTCCCGGCCTATGTTTGGACTTATGTCATTATCTACATCGGCCTGGCGTGGAGTTTCTGCATGTACATCGAGCAGATGTTTGTCGCCAGTCTGTATCTGTGGCATATGAAATGGGAAAAGCGGGCCCGTGAGGCCGCGCGGCAGGGACAGCTCCCGCCAAGGTTTGAAGATATCCCCCAGCCGGTCCTGCTGGATAATATACCGGATATGCTTTAGGGCTTTGCCGCGCGCCGGCGGCGCGTGGCCCGGCAAAGTGTTGCAGGGTGAAATTTGCCGCCGTTTACGCTGTTTATGTATTTCGGCGGATGAAAGCGGTATAAAGCTATAACTCATTTTACAGGGAATTGTGTTTCAGGCGGCGTCTTCAGCAGTTCCCGGCGGAACGATGAAAAAGAAATTAATCACCAGTCTGGTTTGTATATCGGCGCAACTGACGTTTTGTCTGCCTCCTGCCGCGGCTGACAACGGTGTCCGCCGCGTGCTTTTCATAGGCAACAGTTTCACCTTCGCCAACGATATGCCGGAAATGTTCGGCGCGGTGGCGGAATCGCTGGGTGTGAAAGTTTCCGTTGAACAGGCGGCTCCCGGAGGCTATACCCTGCAGCAGCACGCCGCCGACAAACGCACTCTGGCGAAAATACGCGCGGAAAAATGGGCGTTTGTCGTGCTGCAGGAGCAAAGCCAGCGGCCGCAATGGCCCGAAGAACTGATTGCGGAGCTGGTGCTGCCTTATGCCCGGCAGATTGACAGTCTGATTCACGAAAACAATGATTCGGTCAAAACCGTGTATTTTGAAACCTGGGCCTATGAAAGCGGCGATACGGACAACTGCGCCAGTCTGCGCCAGACCTGCGGCTACGACGCGATGCAGGACCGGCTGATCAGCACCTATGCCCGGCTCCTCAGGCAGACGGGCGGACTGCTCGCTCCGGTCGGGCAGGCCTGGCGCAAGGTTAAAACCGCGCAGCCCGGAATCAGGCTTTACGGGCCGGACGGGCGGCACCCGTCCCGGCAGGGTTCCTATCTGGCCGCCTGCGTTTTGTTTTCAGCCATGTTTCACAGAGGAGTGTTCGGAGCCGACCGGCTGGACCTGCCCGCCCCGGAAGCCGCAATATTGCAGAAAACAGCGCAGGAAGCGGTTTTCCACCCGGTCCACGGCGCGCATGAAAAGGAGAGGTTATAATGAAAAAAACAAGATTTGCCGTGCTGGCCGCGCTCGCGGGGTCGCTTGCGGCAGGTTTGAACGCGGGCGCGCGCGCCGAAGATTATGCCGCCGACGTGCGCAAAAACGACGGCAAATGGCTTTCTTTAAATCTTTATCAGGCGGACAATGTGGCCAATTCTTTCGGCTCGGCTTATAACATGCTTTATTTTGAAATAGAGGGCGGCGCGCGTTCCGGCATACTCGACCTGTACTATTTCTATGACGTTAACGAAATTTTCGGGCTGGGCACCTATTCGTCCAACG
Coding sequences:
- a CDS encoding OprD family outer membrane porin, translated to MLLFSGTASADQFDLSEGAQFIRSGSVAGELRSYFMNRTFRAGSVQQANALGGNLTYETSAYQGLALGLALYTSQRLPFTPATACGTNLLGPGQESFAVLGQSYLKYRRGGTKLLLFRQEFNTPFMNRYDVKMVPVLYEAYTVENRSVAGLVLTGSFVTGIKTWNSTEFVSLPQAAGYTGVNRPAAMFGAVYSPGGSFSAQLWNYQVFDFLNTSYFQADRAFSPGPDWTFSLSAQAMGQTETGDAVAGRIKSAMFGVLGGARHGGLLFNAGYTQAAHGTNMVNPYASFPGYSSIMEEDCDLAGERAWVTHVDYDFSRAGAPGLLASYYHTQAFVAGGSFMSPHQFENNFIVKYSFAGRMQGLSVTGKAAYVTNSQSTGGVNYTDLRFITSYKF
- a CDS encoding carbon starvation protein A, with the protein product MNSLTLLFAALCILAIGYRYYGLFLTVKVLGIDPARPTPAVTSADGHDYDKTNRYVLFGHHFAAIAAAGPLMGPVLAAQFGYLPGALWILAGVVLAGAVHDTVVLFASVRHNGSSLAEIARTEMGKTVGVTTSAAVLIILILSLAGLSIAVVNAMARSPWATFMVFSTMPIAVFMGYYLYRIKPGDVKGMSVIGVTLLFAAVLAGPHVAADPVLANMFDLSRNQVAVFLAIYGFVASVLPVWLLLCPRDYLSSYLKIGTIGMLGISIVFIHPQLQMPAVTQYIHGGGPIIPGSVFPFVFITIACGAISGFHSIIASGTTPKMIATESDIPFVGYGAMILEAFVAIMALIAACVLVPADYFAINSSPEVFKTLGLDTVHLPQLSREVGEQLAGRTGGAVSLAVGMAYIFSSIPFMEKMLGYWYHFAVMFEALFILTAVDAGTRVGRFLLQDAFGAVYPKFKSAHWVPGIVITSALFTASWAWMVFTGDISTIWPIFGTCNQLLAATGLVIGTVLIIKSGKTKYAWVTGVPACFMLLVTTTAGYQNIFGNFLPHKKYLLLWLSVLIMGLVCIITVAAVRQCYRLLTAKN
- a CDS encoding glycerol dehydrogenase encodes the protein MISKTVFPGRYIQGEGALAELGREAARLGGHAFVLCSPSVLGKIIPTVKKTISEDIRITVAEFGRECTDREIKRVTEAAGNAACDVIIGMGGGKTLDTARIAADTLKLPVISVPTIAATDAPTSAVSVVYTEDGIFDRVISLSSNPQAVLVDTAVIANAPVRFLVSGMGDALATWFEAESCSRSCSLNVAGGQTSLTGLSLARLCYDTLLEFGEAAKTANEARCVTPAFEHVVEANILLSGLGFESGGLGAAHAIHNGLTALPQTHKMQHGEKVAFGLLASLFLTDKPAALINEVYYFCESVGLPTTFADLGLPARVSDTALMKAAAKACLPGESIHNEPMPVSASSVFAAMKAASAYGLKRK